From Kangiella sp. TOML190, one genomic window encodes:
- a CDS encoding TonB-dependent receptor has protein sequence MNTCVLKSTYLLRGLFLALLVCANFYVAADTKVEAESKAETEAESDNQEEQLHTIVITLERRPTDKATQAASVGHLTEIEMDRVAAQHPAELLNRLPSVWVQQGSGQEHLTALRSPVLTGGAGSGSFLYLQDGVPLRSAGFANVNGLFGAQTGLARQIEVVRGPGDVTYGSNAIHGIFNVLSDDPLATSGGSGSLTLAEFERSDFSWKGGKSDSVSGLLAGVQIFHDGGYRDDSGVDQIKGQFAYGYSAAEYDMRLRLSLHHLEQETAGFVLGDNAYEDDALRRTNPNPEAFRDLDHALISAEFDIHELSGWQATITPYVRWTEMEFLMHFLPSKALEENDHWSLGFLSQFRRELNEQFELLVGFDWDYTEGNLTETQARPDIFSFTQGLHYDYQVTAKEMAPFARLRWQPSQDWQLQAGMRINHTRYDYDNKTVADSVGRFLRAADRDDSFTTVTSKLAASYQATNKDFWFASLARGARPPQTTDLYRLQINQTIGELDAETLDSFEMGWRHTNSSYQFEISAYSMRKRNFFFRDADGFNVTNGKTSHSGFELAANIDLNQQLNWQTSLSYGRHKYQFNRDVSRDSEIISSGDDIDTAPRWLANSRLLWDINSSWQSELELIYVDDYYTDAANSNDYSGHTVANLRLSWQPKPQVTLFARVRNIADKRFATRADFAFGNERYFPGEERNVAIGIKYWY, from the coding sequence TTGAACACTTGCGTACTTAAGTCTACTTATCTCTTGCGTGGCCTTTTCTTGGCTCTGTTAGTTTGTGCTAATTTTTATGTGGCTGCTGACACTAAAGTAGAGGCTGAAAGTAAGGCTGAAACTGAAGCTGAATCTGATAATCAAGAAGAGCAGCTTCACACCATCGTGATCACTTTAGAAAGACGTCCAACGGATAAAGCTACTCAAGCAGCTTCGGTAGGCCATTTGACTGAAATTGAAATGGACAGAGTTGCAGCTCAACACCCAGCGGAGTTGTTGAATCGATTGCCTAGTGTTTGGGTGCAACAGGGCTCTGGCCAAGAGCACTTGACCGCTTTACGCTCTCCGGTGCTCACGGGCGGCGCTGGCTCCGGCTCATTCTTGTATTTGCAAGATGGTGTGCCCTTGCGTAGTGCTGGCTTTGCCAATGTTAATGGTTTGTTTGGTGCGCAAACCGGGTTGGCTCGACAGATAGAAGTAGTACGTGGCCCAGGCGATGTTACTTATGGCTCTAATGCTATTCATGGTATTTTTAACGTCTTGTCAGATGATCCTTTGGCTACTTCGGGTGGCTCGGGGAGCTTAACGCTTGCGGAGTTTGAACGTTCTGATTTTTCTTGGAAAGGTGGTAAAAGCGATTCGGTATCAGGCCTTTTAGCTGGAGTTCAAATTTTTCATGATGGCGGTTATCGCGATGACTCTGGCGTTGATCAGATCAAAGGCCAGTTTGCTTACGGTTACTCAGCCGCCGAGTACGACATGAGATTGCGATTGTCGCTGCATCATTTGGAACAAGAAACTGCGGGTTTTGTGCTAGGGGATAACGCTTATGAAGACGATGCATTGCGTCGCACCAACCCTAATCCTGAAGCTTTTCGCGATTTAGATCATGCGCTAATCAGTGCTGAATTTGATATTCATGAACTCTCTGGTTGGCAAGCAACTATTACACCTTACGTGCGCTGGACTGAGATGGAATTTTTGATGCATTTTTTACCTTCCAAAGCACTGGAAGAAAATGATCATTGGTCGCTGGGTTTTTTAAGTCAGTTTCGTCGCGAGCTTAACGAACAATTTGAACTGTTAGTTGGTTTTGATTGGGACTATACCGAAGGTAATTTGACTGAAACCCAAGCCCGCCCAGATATTTTCAGCTTTACCCAGGGTTTACATTACGATTATCAAGTGACCGCGAAAGAAATGGCGCCTTTTGCCCGTTTGCGGTGGCAGCCAAGTCAAGACTGGCAATTGCAAGCGGGAATGCGAATCAACCATACTCGTTATGATTACGACAATAAGACTGTCGCCGATAGTGTCGGGCGTTTTTTGCGGGCTGCGGATCGGGATGATAGCTTTACTACAGTCACCAGTAAGTTGGCCGCAAGTTATCAAGCGACTAACAAAGACTTTTGGTTTGCCTCTTTAGCCAGAGGCGCTAGACCGCCGCAAACGACCGATCTCTATCGACTGCAAATCAATCAAACTATTGGCGAACTGGATGCTGAGACTTTGGATAGTTTTGAAATGGGCTGGCGCCATACCAATAGTAGCTATCAGTTTGAAATTTCAGCTTACAGTATGCGTAAAAGAAACTTCTTTTTTCGCGATGCCGACGGTTTTAATGTGACCAATGGTAAAACGTCGCATAGTGGCTTTGAATTAGCCGCAAACATTGATTTGAATCAGCAGTTGAATTGGCAAACATCCTTAAGCTATGGCCGTCATAAGTATCAATTTAATCGAGACGTAAGCCGTGATAGCGAAATCATTTCATCGGGCGATGATATTGATACGGCTCCTCGTTGGTTAGCCAATAGTCGCTTATTGTGGGATATCAACTCCAGTTGGCAAAGTGAATTAGAGCTTATTTATGTGGATGATTACTATACAGACGCGGCAAACAGCAATGATTATTCTGGCCATACGGTCGCTAATTTGCGTTTAAGTTGGCAACCTAAACCGCAAGTTACCTTATTTGCCAGGGTAAGGAATATCGCTGATAAGCGCTTTGCGACTCGAGCTGATTTTGCCTTTGGCAATGAGCGCTACTTTCCAGGCGAAGAACGAAATGTGGCGATTGGGATCAAGTATTGGTATTAG
- a CDS encoding AlpA family transcriptional regulator gives MTNQNQAVDLPSTGLLRLPQVLALIPVSRSTWWHGVKTGRFPASVKIGPNTTAWRAEDIRELLESFSK, from the coding sequence ATGACCAATCAAAACCAAGCAGTAGACTTACCATCAACGGGCCTTTTGCGCCTACCTCAAGTTTTAGCATTAATACCAGTTAGTAGAAGTACTTGGTGGCATGGAGTCAAAACAGGCCGTTTCCCAGCATCGGTAAAAATAGGGCCTAATACAACCGCATGGCGTGCGGAAGATATTCGAGAATTATTAGAAAGCTTTTCTAAGTAA
- a CDS encoding AAA domain-containing protein, whose amino-acid sequence MSELIRKCPSCSSERSLNETYCENLVDDNECRWPLINVLPSSPLTELEISEELLDEITPPIVNYCINGHEVADGDLICFACGSEVVSPDSEQTPASSSDLVGQEIDEWVIESVLNSRPESEDSFMVRQGESERKAFLILYKEEHEPDQSIYQVMETMDIDHIPELITTGRWQSRPYEIHEWLEGGALAEVGYIGYENEAVISEIIRELTKALLDFSKVGLRHRDLNPHSILIREKTPLDLVVTDFGSARLSDFDLDVASPLELTRYSAPEAIVGAISAASDWWSLGMIVLEQVTNGECFQDINEKAFLIHVVTRGIDISEDIQPSIRNLLCGLLARDPNERWKWEQVNRWLNGEHVELPRERLEASSANLTNSLQLGNEAYFSPDKFSLAASESSHWDEGLQLLQNGSLETWLRESEFQEERLGTLRRVIGFESLDEDIRFSLTLMILNDALPMVLKGEIITPAWLTQNAEYANLLVFGEVPKFLESISREPWLSNLKHRAERVLNRAKMLEIQLDEFLYQSHAIITSRAKLEVEESLLRQSYPDSDHAGLASLLHRKRLNEEDLLVLLCARRNQFTPLTMVLERSKALAEKYDIASFDGDKSIKLLTMPRAEIHHLVDDRIADFSRCGIERIDDWADTYRIERRLPLPRIIVLLSVDEKLWTKPEKQQYKENIIKFYEKRVVNSVLRGPLVRLTIGKTSAKIDLTELGTELRSSDSILSHILDRSGIPTSIDPERFADNIVLQQRIRRLINQSISYRRETGIDSLFLGFPFLLMKSTASPSARPRIIPILLWPICMDFHSSGNNVCNISFDKEREEVRLNPALEGLLGTKEFNKFIELKNEVLGRSNVRARDVVEVFSSTAKVLNFEISTHPSISYEMNAGSMFIECSAVLFNAKFVGQAISEDLRQLKKLPIENTALDPLIKMSSIVSSEAASLSQLNNDKFSVVPSDPSQDSAINLARKKCGVVIEGPPGTGKSQTIVNIIADCVGRGESVLVVCQKQAALNVVRKRLEAENLAQRICGVIDINRDRQPVIKTIREQIEQFFGPGQKDIAKTKNQRVSVVRQLENLENDINKLHDSIYQYDERLERTYRDIICELIAVEDESPDIIPVPELRGMLSGYTSLESKELERVCVSLSNDWLHSDYENSPFKGMKLFSADESIVSEIQGCVQKVYERESEREALINKTASSFDDGKVDGYKEWQTIADDKFKVLTNNDFEIITKWNDLLFGSNDPELGLAKELHQNATAIKSKLQNIQSSEHTPLLFDFILQLDNKEIVTNISRCEGVLKPKGKFSFVNIIRIYRQFKLKKMLEAVDGVFNSERVEPLRDALALELKLRPLRKALINLSNTLNIEDKYLPAADLSSMKVKTDKVVGDLRTCLSISKIIYSCPRKKDALAFIEKPSKDSFREFRLKMLSAIKRAEQRQKSIGELSILSEWFTTELVDKLKKRVLVNKKNSPLFAKMKSSLKTLVPFQSFRLRSQETEVDVIALFAILRGKGQLLMRSESLENAVSRIIYKETLLAWKGSFEEQNPLVLSDAESLERATTQLNLANKELTNLNKMLLSQEISYSDLGNNSDWESITRLRGPRTKKLREFIDLGNDMGLMKIRPVWLMNPEVVSQVLPLKAGLFDVVIFDEASQMLVDHSIPSLYRAKRVVISGDEKQMPPSSSFTRKIDTDEDEIIEELDEDMSEAEISALEEAWNRKEIKDCPDLLALGRSVLPYTTLQIHYRSEYNALIEFSNYAFYSGKLNVPAKHPLAEIKKVKPVEVIHTGGVYIDQTNPKEGERVIELLKEIWLNDNQNIPSIGVVTFNIKQAELIEGMIQIEASQNEEFARMYLAERDRIQNGEDMGFFVKNVENVQGDERDYILFSTTFGLNQHGAFRRNFGALGHKGGEKRLNVAITRARHKVIIVTSMPIDKISDMQTSGRLPNKPRDYIQAYLDYADKKSKGEIELAKVSAKQLTQLQPTGKEVNSSENLFIKSVETYVKSLGCKVVHANDGDAFGLDLAIENPSTGLFEIGIECDAPRHELLKTATAREIWRKQVLQRSVRHIHRIRCNRWYRENESEKAKLKSLIEQAFAQSEIEPLVIKS is encoded by the coding sequence ATGAGTGAGCTTATTCGAAAGTGCCCTAGCTGTAGTTCTGAGCGTTCGTTAAATGAAACTTACTGTGAAAACTTAGTAGATGATAACGAGTGCAGGTGGCCGCTCATAAACGTATTACCTTCTTCCCCGCTGACTGAACTAGAAATATCCGAAGAATTACTAGACGAGATTACTCCGCCGATAGTTAACTATTGCATAAATGGACATGAAGTCGCAGATGGCGATTTAATATGCTTTGCGTGCGGTTCAGAAGTTGTTAGCCCAGATAGTGAGCAAACTCCAGCATCAAGTTCTGATTTAGTTGGTCAAGAGATTGATGAATGGGTAATAGAAAGTGTTCTTAATAGCAGACCTGAATCTGAAGATAGCTTCATGGTTCGACAGGGTGAAAGTGAAAGAAAGGCTTTCCTAATCTTATATAAAGAAGAGCACGAACCTGATCAATCTATATACCAAGTCATGGAGACTATGGACATTGATCATATTCCAGAATTGATAACGACTGGTCGGTGGCAGTCGAGACCATATGAAATACATGAATGGCTAGAGGGTGGGGCTTTAGCAGAAGTCGGGTATATAGGTTATGAAAATGAAGCCGTCATTAGCGAAATAATTCGAGAATTAACTAAGGCACTGTTGGATTTTTCGAAAGTTGGTTTGAGACATCGCGATTTAAACCCTCATAGTATTCTGATTAGAGAAAAAACTCCTTTAGATCTAGTCGTAACTGACTTTGGTTCAGCTAGATTATCTGATTTTGACTTAGATGTTGCTTCTCCGTTAGAGCTGACACGTTACTCTGCGCCCGAAGCTATTGTAGGTGCAATCAGTGCCGCCTCTGATTGGTGGAGCCTGGGAATGATAGTGCTTGAGCAGGTGACCAATGGTGAATGCTTTCAGGATATCAACGAAAAAGCATTCTTAATCCATGTTGTAACAAGAGGTATAGACATATCAGAAGATATTCAACCTTCTATTAGAAATTTACTGTGCGGATTACTAGCGCGAGATCCCAATGAACGATGGAAGTGGGAACAAGTAAACCGTTGGTTAAATGGAGAGCATGTAGAGTTACCTAGAGAAAGGCTAGAGGCTTCTAGTGCTAATTTAACTAATTCATTACAGTTGGGTAATGAAGCATATTTCTCTCCAGATAAGTTTTCCTTAGCTGCATCCGAGTCGAGCCACTGGGATGAAGGACTACAGTTATTACAAAATGGATCTTTAGAAACATGGTTGCGAGAGAGTGAGTTTCAAGAAGAAAGACTAGGCACTCTTAGGAGAGTTATTGGTTTTGAGAGTTTAGATGAGGATATACGTTTTTCGTTAACTTTAATGATCCTGAACGATGCTCTTCCGATGGTATTGAAAGGAGAAATAATTACTCCAGCTTGGCTAACTCAAAATGCAGAATATGCAAACTTATTGGTATTTGGAGAAGTCCCGAAATTTTTAGAAAGTATATCCCGCGAGCCATGGCTTTCCAATTTAAAGCATAGAGCAGAACGAGTATTAAATCGGGCTAAAATGCTTGAAATACAACTGGACGAGTTTTTATATCAAAGCCATGCAATTATAACATCTAGAGCTAAATTGGAAGTTGAGGAATCACTGCTTCGCCAGTCATATCCTGACAGTGATCATGCGGGCTTAGCGTCGTTATTACATAGAAAAAGATTAAATGAAGAAGACTTATTAGTACTGCTGTGTGCAAGGCGAAATCAATTTACACCTCTCACTATGGTTTTAGAACGCTCGAAAGCACTAGCAGAAAAATATGATATCGCTAGTTTTGATGGTGATAAATCGATTAAGTTGTTAACTATGCCTAGAGCAGAAATTCATCATTTAGTTGACGATAGGATCGCTGATTTTTCGAGGTGTGGTATTGAAAGAATTGATGATTGGGCAGATACATACAGAATAGAGCGCCGTTTGCCCTTGCCTAGAATAATTGTTCTACTATCAGTAGACGAAAAACTATGGACGAAGCCCGAAAAACAGCAATATAAAGAAAATATTATTAAATTTTATGAGAAACGTGTCGTCAACTCTGTGCTTAGAGGGCCCCTAGTTCGTCTTACTATTGGTAAAACAAGCGCAAAAATAGATTTGACAGAGCTAGGGACAGAACTAAGAAGTTCTGACAGCATCTTAAGTCACATTCTTGATAGAAGTGGCATTCCCACTTCGATTGATCCTGAAAGGTTCGCTGACAACATAGTTTTACAACAGAGAATCCGGAGGCTTATTAATCAATCGATTTCGTATCGACGCGAAACAGGCATAGATAGTTTATTTCTAGGTTTCCCCTTTCTACTTATGAAAAGCACAGCAAGCCCAAGCGCTAGACCGAGAATTATACCTATTCTTTTATGGCCTATATGTATGGACTTTCATAGCAGTGGAAACAATGTTTGCAATATTTCTTTTGACAAGGAAAGAGAAGAAGTTCGTCTGAATCCTGCTTTGGAAGGGCTTCTAGGTACAAAAGAGTTTAATAAATTTATTGAGCTAAAAAATGAAGTGCTGGGGCGTTCTAACGTAAGAGCTCGTGATGTTGTTGAAGTGTTTAGTAGTACTGCAAAAGTATTAAACTTCGAAATTTCAACTCATCCATCTATTAGTTATGAGATGAATGCTGGAAGTATGTTTATCGAGTGTTCAGCCGTCTTATTCAATGCCAAATTTGTGGGCCAAGCAATAAGTGAAGATTTACGTCAGCTAAAAAAATTACCGATTGAAAACACTGCACTAGACCCATTGATAAAAATGAGCAGTATAGTTTCTTCTGAAGCAGCATCCCTGTCGCAGCTTAACAACGATAAGTTTTCTGTTGTGCCCTCTGACCCTTCTCAAGACTCAGCAATTAATTTGGCGCGGAAAAAGTGTGGTGTTGTTATAGAGGGACCTCCAGGTACTGGGAAAAGTCAGACAATTGTAAACATTATTGCAGATTGTGTAGGCCGTGGAGAGTCTGTTTTGGTAGTTTGTCAAAAGCAAGCGGCTTTAAATGTTGTTCGAAAAAGACTTGAGGCAGAAAATTTGGCCCAAAGAATTTGCGGCGTAATTGATATCAACAGGGACAGGCAACCTGTTATAAAAACTATCCGTGAGCAAATTGAACAATTCTTTGGGCCAGGTCAAAAAGATATAGCTAAAACTAAAAATCAGAGAGTTAGTGTAGTAAGACAGCTCGAAAATTTAGAAAATGATATTAATAAATTACATGATTCGATTTATCAATATGATGAAAGGTTAGAGCGGACTTATAGGGATATCATTTGCGAATTAATAGCAGTAGAAGATGAAAGCCCTGATATCATCCCCGTGCCTGAATTGAGAGGTATGCTTAGCGGCTACACTTCCTTGGAATCCAAGGAGCTTGAGAGAGTTTGTGTATCGCTATCAAATGATTGGCTGCATTCAGATTACGAAAATAGCCCGTTTAAAGGTATGAAACTATTTAGTGCCGATGAGTCAATTGTAAGTGAAATTCAGGGATGTGTTCAGAAAGTTTATGAACGAGAATCAGAAAGAGAGGCATTGATAAATAAGACCGCTAGCTCATTTGATGATGGGAAAGTCGATGGTTATAAAGAGTGGCAAACGATAGCGGATGATAAATTCAAAGTGTTAACTAATAATGATTTTGAAATCATAACGAAATGGAATGACTTGCTTTTTGGTTCTAACGACCCCGAATTAGGGCTTGCTAAAGAGCTACATCAAAACGCTACTGCTATTAAAAGTAAACTCCAGAATATTCAAAGCAGTGAACATACTCCTCTACTGTTTGATTTTATTCTGCAATTGGACAATAAAGAAATTGTCACAAATATCTCGCGATGTGAGGGAGTATTAAAACCAAAAGGTAAATTTTCTTTCGTTAATATCATCAGGATTTATAGACAGTTCAAGTTAAAGAAAATGCTTGAAGCTGTTGATGGTGTATTCAATAGTGAGCGTGTAGAGCCTTTAAGAGACGCTTTGGCCCTAGAATTAAAATTGCGGCCCTTAAGAAAAGCGCTAATAAATTTATCTAATACTTTAAATATTGAAGATAAATATTTGCCAGCTGCGGATCTATCCAGTATGAAAGTTAAGACTGATAAAGTGGTGGGTGATTTACGGACCTGCTTGAGTATTTCTAAGATTATATACAGCTGTCCAAGAAAAAAAGATGCTCTTGCATTTATAGAGAAACCTAGTAAGGATAGCTTTCGTGAATTTAGATTGAAGATGCTCTCGGCGATAAAGAGAGCCGAACAAAGACAAAAAAGTATAGGTGAGTTATCCATACTTTCCGAATGGTTTACCACGGAGTTAGTGGATAAGTTAAAGAAACGAGTATTAGTGAACAAGAAGAATTCGCCATTATTTGCAAAAATGAAGTCTTCTTTGAAAACACTTGTTCCATTTCAATCATTCCGCCTTAGAAGTCAAGAAACAGAAGTGGATGTGATTGCACTATTTGCAATTCTAAGGGGCAAAGGGCAACTATTAATGCGATCTGAGTCGTTAGAAAATGCTGTCTCACGGATAATTTATAAAGAAACATTGTTAGCTTGGAAAGGTAGCTTTGAAGAACAAAATCCTTTGGTTCTATCTGATGCTGAATCACTAGAAAGAGCGACGACTCAGCTTAACCTAGCAAATAAAGAATTAACAAATTTAAATAAAATGCTTTTAAGTCAGGAAATCTCTTATTCAGACTTAGGCAATAATTCAGATTGGGAATCAATTACTAGGCTTAGGGGTCCAAGAACTAAAAAGTTAAGGGAATTTATTGATTTAGGAAATGATATGGGTTTAATGAAGATTAGACCTGTTTGGCTGATGAATCCCGAAGTAGTTAGTCAGGTTTTACCCTTAAAGGCTGGTCTATTTGATGTTGTAATTTTTGATGAAGCCTCTCAAATGCTAGTAGATCATTCTATTCCATCTCTTTATCGTGCTAAACGAGTAGTAATAAGTGGCGATGAAAAACAAATGCCACCTAGTAGTTCATTCACAAGAAAGATAGATACGGATGAAGACGAAATTATTGAAGAGCTAGACGAAGATATGTCAGAAGCCGAAATTTCTGCGCTAGAGGAGGCCTGGAATAGAAAAGAGATAAAAGATTGTCCAGACTTACTTGCCTTGGGTCGCTCTGTATTGCCGTACACAACTCTTCAGATCCATTACCGCTCTGAATACAATGCGCTGATCGAATTTTCAAACTACGCATTTTACTCAGGAAAACTAAACGTCCCAGCGAAACACCCACTCGCTGAAATTAAAAAAGTAAAACCAGTGGAAGTGATTCATACTGGTGGCGTTTACATTGATCAAACTAACCCAAAAGAAGGTGAGAGGGTAATAGAGCTTCTTAAGGAAATATGGTTAAACGATAACCAAAATATTCCAAGCATAGGCGTGGTAACATTTAATATAAAACAAGCTGAATTGATTGAAGGAATGATTCAAATTGAAGCTTCCCAAAATGAAGAGTTTGCTCGAATGTATTTAGCTGAGCGAGATCGTATTCAAAATGGCGAAGATATGGGATTTTTTGTAAAGAATGTTGAGAATGTTCAAGGTGATGAGCGAGACTATATTTTATTTAGTACAACTTTTGGTTTAAACCAGCATGGTGCTTTCAGAAGAAATTTTGGTGCTCTAGGTCATAAGGGTGGAGAAAAACGACTAAATGTAGCTATTACTCGGGCTCGACACAAAGTTATAATTGTGACTTCTATGCCTATAGATAAGATATCAGATATGCAAACTTCTGGTAGATTACCCAACAAGCCTCGCGATTACATTCAAGCGTACCTAGACTATGCGGACAAAAAAAGTAAGGGTGAAATAGAGTTAGCTAAGGTTAGTGCTAAACAACTGACACAGCTTCAACCGACAGGTAAAGAAGTGAATTCAAGTGAGAATTTGTTTATTAAGTCTGTAGAAACATATGTAAAATCTCTAGGTTGTAAAGTTGTTCATGCAAATGATGGCGATGCATTTGGCTTAGATTTGGCTATAGAGAATCCGTCTACCGGTCTCTTTGAAATTGGAATTGAATGTGATGCACCGAGACATGAACTTCTTAAAACTGCAACGGCTAGAGAAATTTGGAGAAAGCAAGTTTTGCAGCGTTCGGTTCGACATATCCACAGAATAAGATGCAACCGTTGGTATAGAGAAAATGAGTCGGAAAAAGCAAAGCTCAAATCTTTGATAGAGCAAGCTTTTGCGCAATCTGAAATAGAACCTTTGGTGATAAAATCATGA
- a CDS encoding 4Fe-4S single cluster domain-containing protein encodes MEIAISRIHYPVFSMGPGKRVGIWFQGCSIKCVGCISVDTWAENKHSVDINQVINLLNEWLPNSDGLTISGGEPFDQVEQLKTILSSARKHKQIDTLVYSGYEYEKLKSNLKNFDGLIDALISGPFDISQTQSLNLRGSDNQELIPLTRKGEDLVSAINGSGFNASSSPSIDLMYEGNTAWMAGVPNQVDINSLIEILKINNVDGVSTMDKRINKDKEYE; translated from the coding sequence ATGGAAATCGCTATCTCTCGCATTCATTACCCTGTCTTTTCTATGGGGCCAGGTAAGAGAGTAGGGATTTGGTTCCAGGGATGCTCGATTAAATGTGTAGGGTGCATCTCTGTTGACACTTGGGCTGAAAATAAACATAGCGTGGATATAAACCAGGTTATTAATTTGTTAAATGAGTGGTTGCCAAACTCTGATGGTCTCACTATCTCTGGTGGAGAACCATTCGATCAAGTCGAGCAGTTAAAAACTATTTTGTCATCGGCTCGAAAACATAAGCAAATAGATACATTAGTTTACTCTGGGTATGAGTATGAAAAGTTGAAAAGTAATTTAAAGAACTTTGATGGTCTTATTGATGCTCTTATTTCGGGACCGTTTGATATATCTCAAACTCAATCCTTGAACCTTCGCGGAAGTGATAATCAAGAGCTTATTCCACTCACTAGAAAAGGTGAGGATTTAGTTAGTGCAATCAATGGTTCGGGGTTCAATGCTAGTTCTAGTCCTTCTATTGATTTGATGTATGAGGGTAACACGGCATGGATGGCAGGAGTGCCAAATCAAGTTGACATCAATAGCCTGATAGAAATACTTAAAATTAACAATGTTGATGGTGTCTCAACTATGGATAAACGTATAAATAAAGATAAAGAATATGAGTGA